One Nostoc sp. UHCC 0302 DNA window includes the following coding sequences:
- a CDS encoding NHLP family bacteriocin export ABC transporter peptidase/permease/ATPase subunit: MWQNLKNLRGHENKRYRTPTLVQMEIVECGAAALGIILAYWGRIVPLTELRQACGVSRDGVSAANILKAARNYQLSTKSFKTNLAGLRQLKPPYIIFWKFNHFLVVEGFSKGQVYLNDPASGRRSVSLEEFNGAYTGIVLVLEPTPEFMPGGDKPSTVLALWSRLKSSTGALIYCIVAGFLLVIPGLAMPAFSQIFIDNILIEHRDEWLRPLILGMLLTAGVNGFLSLLQLQFLRQLKIKLSVGMNSRFVWHILSLPMSFYDQRFAGEISSRVSLNDSIAVILSGKLATTVIAAVTVFLYLVVMLQYDIVLTAIALVFVAVNLGVLQWFRRWRTDVNIKLLQEYGKVNGVAISGLQSIETLKASGLESDFFSKWAGHYTKAINTSQELESTNQILGILPSFLSATASMLILAVGGWRVMDGSMSIGMLIAFQGMMQRFLAPVSSLVNLGSDLQQMEGNLNRLDDVLAHSIDRQLQQEKSFGVKSEEDNYLFPGFLPKLQGYVELRNVTFGYSQIAPPLLENLNLSLQPGQRVAIVGSSGSGKSTIAKLLCGLYESWQGEIRFDGKSKDQISRQILANSISVVEQEILMFAGSIRDNLTLWDTTIPNTQLVRACQDAALHNFIISLPHGYDSNLLEGAVNLSGGQRQRLEIARALVNNPSILILDEATSALDAQTEKIVSRNLRLRGCTCIIVAHRLSTIRDCDEIIVLEQGRIVQRGTHNQLNQIEGLYSQLIRSQQAEGFGEAPEADGAEGEKELLNNNSVSSRASKISCLPNFNGQNYNFQNNQLLLLDEPQTIWLVKSGYLGIFAIALDDGVQVGTRRYLFSATAGQMMFAVAPPKDGQHFQMLAVALEDTELVKISRAEFTLSFANAPSEALTLIEQWIEQIGTALVDIISPPTSISLSDSNHFYLSNNQIFGSQDHVLWIRLLQGRARWMGFEELPLTSAFVILPLAANMWFQADETVEVETIAPLENFDLDSLLNSLSQLQTYFLNCINLLQYRQIDTELLRFQNRERLERQVMQATLTELASVLQYSQGKTSNNSLSVTSIKPLDPNQALLVAAGAVGKALGIKIRSPNTSQNLQQMQDSVEAIARATHIRVRRIKLPKNWWRKDCGPMLGYTLEGNLPVALLPVSDNRYELYTPGEQRRITVDAQIATGLVAPTAYVFYRPFPSEQLKTFGLLRFALQGHYKELIIMTLTGISVTLLGMLTPQATAILIDKAIPDANRNLLSQISFSLLAAAFGGMLFQLAQGLATIRLETFADSSTQAAVWDRFLNLKADFFRSFSVGDLNSRVTAISQIRQRLGNTVLKTIFSSLFSLLNLGLLFYYSPILALGACVMVLINVAITIISGILIVRKVRPLLDLQGQVFGLMVQLVNSVAKLRVAKAETLAFAYWGKQYTQQLKLMLSTKGIEDSLTVVNQVLPTLTTAALFWFSTNLIGQSQTPGGNSLSIGTFLAFNVAFGTFISGITSLSNTVVEVLQILPLWQRAQPILQAQLEINSRQIYPGKISGKLVVDQLSFRYRDDGPLTLDDICIHAQAGEFIAIVGTSGSGKSTLLRLLLGFESPKSGAIYYDGQDLASLDVHAVRRQLGVVMQNNHLMSASIFDNIACGAVLTFDQAWEAARMAGLADDIAAMPMQMHTVVSEGGNNISGGQRQRLLIARALALKPQILLFDEATSALDNQTQAIVNQSLDELQVTRIVIAHRLSTIRNAHRIYVLQVGRVVQQGTFQELATTEGLFAQLMARQMQ; encoded by the coding sequence ATGTGGCAAAATCTGAAAAACTTAAGGGGGCATGAAAACAAGCGGTATCGGACTCCAACGTTAGTACAAATGGAGATAGTGGAATGTGGTGCTGCGGCTTTGGGAATCATTCTGGCTTACTGGGGTCGAATTGTGCCACTGACGGAACTTAGGCAAGCGTGTGGTGTATCGCGAGATGGAGTCAGCGCCGCCAATATATTGAAAGCTGCCAGAAATTATCAACTTAGTACTAAGAGCTTTAAGACTAACTTAGCTGGTTTGAGACAGCTAAAACCTCCATATATTATATTTTGGAAATTTAATCATTTCCTAGTAGTAGAGGGATTTAGCAAAGGGCAAGTATATTTAAATGACCCAGCAAGTGGACGGCGTAGTGTCTCTTTAGAAGAATTCAATGGAGCTTATACTGGTATAGTACTAGTTTTAGAACCGACTCCAGAGTTTATGCCAGGGGGAGACAAACCTAGCACTGTCCTAGCTCTGTGGTCACGACTCAAAAGTTCTACTGGTGCTTTAATTTACTGCATAGTCGCCGGATTTTTGCTAGTAATTCCAGGGCTAGCGATGCCTGCATTTTCCCAAATATTTATAGATAACATCTTAATTGAGCATCGAGATGAATGGTTGCGTCCCTTGATTCTGGGGATGCTGTTAACAGCGGGGGTAAATGGATTTTTGTCGCTGCTACAATTACAATTTTTACGGCAGTTAAAAATCAAGTTGTCAGTAGGAATGAATAGCAGGTTTGTCTGGCATATTCTCAGCCTGCCGATGAGTTTTTACGATCAGCGATTTGCTGGAGAAATCAGCAGTCGCGTCAGCCTCAATGATAGTATCGCTGTTATACTTTCAGGGAAACTAGCTACGACAGTAATTGCAGCAGTTACAGTATTTCTATATTTGGTAGTTATGCTGCAATATGACATAGTGCTAACTGCAATTGCACTTGTTTTTGTAGCAGTTAACCTCGGTGTTTTACAATGGTTCAGAAGGTGGCGCACAGATGTCAATATAAAACTACTCCAAGAATATGGAAAAGTTAACGGTGTCGCTATTTCTGGCCTTCAAAGTATAGAAACACTTAAAGCATCAGGGTTAGAGTCAGATTTTTTCTCGAAATGGGCGGGTCACTACACTAAAGCCATCAATACAAGTCAGGAATTAGAATCGACGAATCAAATATTGGGAATTTTACCTAGCTTTTTGTCAGCAACAGCGTCGATGTTAATTTTAGCTGTGGGTGGTTGGCGTGTAATGGATGGAAGCATGAGTATCGGAATGCTGATCGCTTTTCAGGGCATGATGCAAAGGTTTCTTGCACCAGTCAGTAGTCTGGTTAACCTAGGCAGTGACCTGCAACAAATGGAAGGGAATTTGAATCGGCTTGATGATGTTTTAGCTCACTCCATTGATCGACAGTTACAACAGGAAAAAAGCTTTGGGGTAAAGTCAGAAGAAGATAATTACTTATTTCCTGGCTTTCTGCCCAAATTACAAGGATATGTTGAGTTACGTAATGTCACATTTGGTTATAGTCAAATTGCCCCGCCACTGCTGGAGAACTTGAACCTTTCACTCCAGCCAGGGCAGCGAGTAGCGATAGTGGGCAGCAGTGGTTCTGGGAAGTCTACAATTGCCAAACTTCTGTGTGGGCTTTACGAATCTTGGCAAGGAGAGATTCGCTTTGATGGCAAATCAAAAGACCAGATTTCTCGTCAGATATTAGCTAACTCGATATCAGTCGTCGAGCAAGAGATTTTAATGTTTGCTGGCAGTATCAGAGACAATTTGACGCTTTGGGATACTACTATACCCAACACTCAACTCGTTCGGGCTTGTCAAGATGCAGCGTTGCACAATTTTATTATCTCATTGCCTCATGGGTACGATAGCAACCTTTTAGAAGGTGCAGTTAATTTAAGTGGTGGTCAACGGCAGCGGCTGGAAATTGCTCGTGCTTTAGTAAATAATCCGAGCATCCTGATTCTGGATGAAGCCACTAGCGCCCTTGATGCCCAAACCGAAAAAATTGTCAGTCGAAATCTGCGCTTACGCGGTTGTACTTGCATCATCGTGGCACATCGACTTTCGACTATTCGAGACTGTGATGAAATCATTGTTTTAGAGCAAGGCAGGATAGTTCAGCGTGGAACTCATAATCAATTAAACCAAATTGAAGGATTGTACTCCCAATTGATTCGCTCTCAACAAGCAGAGGGCTTTGGTGAGGCTCCTGAAGCAGACGGAGCAGAGGGAGAAAAAGAATTACTGAACAATAACTCTGTTTCCTCAAGAGCCTCCAAGATTTCCTGCTTGCCAAATTTCAATGGGCAAAACTACAATTTTCAGAACAATCAATTGCTACTGTTAGATGAACCGCAGACAATTTGGCTGGTAAAATCTGGTTATTTAGGGATATTTGCGATCGCACTTGATGATGGCGTACAAGTAGGAACTCGCCGTTACTTATTTAGTGCCACAGCCGGACAAATGATGTTTGCTGTTGCTCCACCTAAAGATGGGCAACATTTCCAGATGTTAGCCGTGGCACTTGAAGATACAGAACTTGTTAAAATATCGAGAGCCGAGTTTACTCTTAGTTTTGCTAACGCTCCTAGTGAAGCTTTAACTCTTATTGAACAATGGATTGAGCAAATAGGTACAGCACTTGTTGATATTATTTCGCCCCCAACATCAATATCGCTCTCGGACAGCAATCACTTCTATCTGAGCAATAATCAAATCTTTGGGTCTCAAGATCATGTATTGTGGATACGGCTTCTGCAAGGGCGTGCTAGATGGATGGGGTTTGAAGAACTACCACTAACTTCTGCATTTGTCATCTTGCCTTTAGCTGCAAATATGTGGTTTCAAGCGGATGAAACTGTGGAGGTAGAAACTATTGCTCCTTTAGAAAACTTCGATCTCGATTCCTTGTTAAACAGTTTATCTCAACTGCAAACTTATTTCCTCAACTGCATTAATTTACTTCAATACCGCCAAATAGATACAGAATTACTCAGATTTCAAAATCGAGAACGTCTTGAGCGCCAAGTCATGCAGGCGACGTTAACAGAATTGGCATCTGTATTGCAATATAGTCAAGGCAAAACAAGTAATAATTCACTATCTGTTACTAGTATTAAACCACTAGACCCAAATCAAGCCTTACTTGTTGCTGCTGGTGCTGTAGGTAAGGCTTTAGGCATTAAGATTCGTTCTCCAAATACCTCACAGAATTTGCAACAAATGCAAGATTCTGTAGAGGCGATCGCTCGTGCAACGCATATTCGTGTGCGGCGAATTAAATTACCGAAAAATTGGTGGCGAAAGGATTGTGGCCCGATGCTCGGATACACGCTTGAGGGTAACTTGCCAGTTGCACTGTTGCCAGTTTCGGACAATCGTTACGAACTTTATACTCCAGGAGAACAGCGCCGGATAACTGTGGATGCCCAAATTGCCACAGGGTTAGTAGCTCCCACGGCTTATGTGTTTTATCGACCTTTCCCTAGTGAACAACTCAAAACTTTTGGTTTACTTAGGTTTGCTCTTCAAGGTCATTATAAAGAACTGATAATAATGACGTTAACGGGAATTAGTGTAACTCTGTTAGGAATGCTGACACCGCAAGCTACAGCCATCCTGATTGACAAAGCTATCCCAGATGCCAATCGCAATTTGTTAAGTCAAATTAGCTTTAGCCTATTAGCTGCTGCCTTTGGCGGAATGCTGTTTCAATTAGCCCAAGGTTTAGCTACCATTAGGCTAGAAACTTTTGCCGATTCTTCTACTCAAGCAGCAGTGTGGGATCGATTTTTGAATCTCAAAGCTGACTTTTTTCGCTCTTTTTCAGTTGGGGACTTAAATTCTAGAGTTACAGCTATTAGTCAAATTCGTCAGAGACTAGGTAATACAGTCTTAAAAACAATTTTCTCTAGTTTGTTTTCACTCCTTAATTTGGGACTATTGTTTTACTACAGTCCAATCCTGGCTTTGGGGGCTTGCGTAATGGTACTGATCAATGTTGCTATTACTATTATCTCCGGTATTTTGATTGTCCGTAAAGTTCGCCCTTTATTAGACTTACAAGGACAAGTCTTTGGTCTGATGGTGCAGTTAGTTAATAGTGTTGCCAAACTCCGAGTTGCCAAAGCTGAAACCCTTGCCTTTGCTTACTGGGGCAAACAGTATACTCAGCAACTCAAACTCATGCTCAGTACTAAAGGTATTGAAGACAGCCTTACAGTTGTTAATCAAGTGTTACCTACACTTACAACTGCTGCCTTATTTTGGTTTTCTACTAACTTAATTGGGCAGTCACAAACACCAGGAGGAAATAGCTTATCGATTGGTACTTTTTTGGCATTCAATGTCGCTTTTGGCACTTTTATTAGTGGTATTACTAGTTTAAGCAACACAGTTGTTGAAGTTTTGCAAATTTTGCCTTTGTGGCAACGCGCTCAACCAATTCTACAAGCCCAACTCGAAATTAATTCTAGACAGATATATCCAGGCAAAATATCTGGAAAATTAGTTGTTGATCAACTCAGCTTTCGCTACCGGGATGATGGCCCATTGACCTTAGATGATATCTGCATTCATGCTCAAGCCGGAGAATTTATTGCCATCGTCGGAACTTCTGGTAGTGGAAAATCAACTCTGTTGAGATTACTTTTGGGGTTTGAATCACCGAAATCTGGTGCGATTTACTACGATGGGCAAGACTTAGCCTCACTGGATGTCCATGCTGTGCGTCGCCAATTAGGTGTAGTAATGCAAAATAATCACTTAATGTCAGCTTCTATTTTTGACAATATTGCCTGTGGTGCAGTTCTGACTTTTGACCAAGCTTGGGAGGCTGCCCGAATGGCAGGGTTAGCTGATGATATTGCTGCAATGCCGATGCAAATGCACACTGTTGTCAGTGAAGGAGGTAATAATATCTCTGGTGGACAACGACAACGCTTATTGATTGCTAGAGCATTGGCTCTCAAACCCCAAATTCTACTCTTTGATGAGGCTACTAGTGCTTTAGATAATCAAACACAGGCAATTGTTAATCAAAGCTTAGATGAATTGCAAGTAACTAGAATCGTTATTGCCCATCGGCTTAGTACCATCCGTAACGCTCACCGCATTTATGTACTTCAAGTAGGCCGAGTCGTGCAACAAGGAACTTTTCAAGAATTGGCAACTACTGAAGGATTGTTTGCCCAGCTAATGGCTCGGCAGATGCAATGA
- a CDS encoding NHLP bacteriocin system secretion protein codes for MNNPKNNLFRKEALERASSPEELDQIMQVVSPQKWLPLFTIGLLVVAGVFWSILGRIPITVTGTGIIVYPSKVASFQSPIAGRLRTVNVKVGDFVRRGDVLATLDQSELLKQLQLVRDKLTQLQQQGRDVNSLQQRRQDVDKQAIEQQRQSLQQNLLSTKKLTSILKEKGLDSIRQDRISQIQSLEVALQLLPTFKQRLDKRQQLLQQGAISGDTLLQAQQDYLNAAKQINEARSQLKQLDVKEADAERQYLENLNSIKDLQVQLKQLDSKQVTSEQQDLEADTNRKQDIQEVQRNIAQLTVQLVENSQIKSSYTGRILEISATPGQVVLQGTVIGAIAAQQASDKPVSVAFFPVGDGKKIQPRMKIQITPSTVQRERFGGIIGSVTDVSAYPVTKESALSVIGNSEIVQGFMSQGPQIQVTARLQPDASTFSRYKWSSSQGPELTVTPGTTTTVQVTVEESAPITFVLPLFRSWSGIN; via the coding sequence GTGAATAATCCTAAAAATAATTTGTTCCGCAAAGAAGCTTTAGAACGCGCTTCTTCTCCAGAAGAACTAGACCAAATCATGCAGGTAGTCAGTCCTCAAAAGTGGCTACCTCTATTTACTATTGGCTTGTTAGTGGTAGCGGGTGTTTTTTGGAGTATTTTAGGAAGAATCCCAATTACAGTCACAGGTACTGGAATAATAGTTTACCCCAGTAAGGTTGCATCCTTCCAATCACCAATTGCAGGTAGGTTGCGAACAGTAAATGTTAAAGTTGGCGACTTTGTGAGACGAGGAGATGTACTGGCAACGTTAGACCAAAGCGAACTGCTGAAGCAGCTACAACTAGTACGAGACAAACTGACGCAACTGCAACAACAGGGGCGTGATGTTAACTCCTTACAGCAACGGCGGCAAGATGTAGATAAGCAGGCAATTGAACAGCAACGCCAAAGCTTGCAGCAAAACTTACTCTCAACAAAGAAGCTAACATCAATTCTAAAGGAGAAAGGGTTAGACTCAATTCGACAAGATCGGATTAGCCAAATACAAAGCTTGGAAGTTGCTTTGCAACTGCTACCAACTTTCAAACAAAGATTAGATAAACGCCAACAACTATTGCAACAGGGAGCAATTTCTGGTGATACACTACTCCAGGCACAGCAAGACTACTTAAACGCAGCCAAACAAATTAATGAAGCCCGCTCGCAACTTAAGCAACTGGATGTCAAAGAAGCAGATGCCGAAAGACAATATCTAGAAAATCTGAACTCAATTAAAGATTTGCAAGTGCAGTTAAAGCAACTAGATAGCAAACAGGTGACATCAGAACAACAGGACTTAGAAGCTGACACTAACCGTAAACAAGATATTCAGGAAGTCCAACGGAATATTGCTCAATTAACAGTGCAATTAGTAGAAAACAGCCAGATTAAAAGCAGTTACACTGGAAGGATTTTAGAAATATCTGCAACACCAGGACAGGTTGTACTACAAGGTACAGTAATTGGAGCGATCGCCGCCCAACAAGCATCAGATAAACCCGTAAGCGTAGCATTTTTCCCAGTAGGTGATGGTAAGAAAATTCAACCAAGGATGAAAATACAAATCACGCCTAGCACAGTGCAACGAGAACGTTTTGGTGGAATAATTGGCTCTGTTACAGATGTCTCAGCTTATCCAGTGACTAAAGAGAGTGCATTAAGCGTTATAGGCAATTCCGAAATCGTCCAAGGATTTATGTCACAGGGGCCACAAATTCAAGTTACTGCCCGACTACAACCAGACGCATCGACCTTCAGCCGCTACAAATGGTCTTCTTCTCAAGGGCCAGAGTTGACAGTAACCCCTGGAACTACCACTACTGTACAAGTCACTGTAGAAGAGAGCGCCCCGATTACTTTTGTCTTGCCGTTGTTCCGTTCTTGGAGTGGCATTAATTGA
- a CDS encoding GFA family protein: protein MLEISVFHLAGEYRVASRAECHLLIVECESDLAFLVKEISKFISLHLGAERGFCSQCGSHLFYKLKQNNQYFVPVGLFDNFEGLVFEH from the coding sequence ATACTGGAAATATCTGTTTTTCATCTCGCAGGAGAGTATCGTGTCGCAAGTAGGGCGGAGTGCCATTTATTAATTGTTGAATGTGAAAGTGATTTAGCTTTTCTGGTAAAGGAAATATCAAAATTCATCAGTCTTCACTTGGGGGCAGAGCGTGGATTCTGTAGTCAGTGTGGTAGCCATCTATTTTACAAATTGAAACAAAATAACCAGTACTTCGTGCCTGTTGGATTATTCGATAATTTTGAAGGTCTCGTTTTCGAGCATTAG